TCAAAAATAATCGTGCATGTAGTTTAGTCAACTTATTTGCTTTAAATGAACATATTTCCAAGGGTGCAAGGCAGGCAAAAACAATTTGGGATTTTTCTCTGGGCGATATTGATGACTATTTACATACAAATATCACCACCTTATTTTCCGTGTGCAGGACATTTGCCAAATACAATGAGGCTGGATCAATCGTTAACTTTTCATCAATCTATGGAGTAGTTACTCCTAAACCAGATTTATACGATGGACATCTAAAACATATCGGTTACCCAGTTTCAAAATCTGCTGTGATTAATCTGACGGAATATTTGGCGATTTGCTTGGCTCCTAAAATGAGAGTAAATACAGTCGTACCAGGCGGGGTATTGTCTGAGCAGTCTCCTGAATTTATTGAGCGCTACTCAAAAAGATGCCCTATGGGAAGAATGGCGCTACCAGAGGATCTAGCTGGCATTGTTAAATTACTGGTTAGCAATGAGTCTTCATATATTACTGGCGCAACTTTTAACGTTGATGGCGGCTGGGTGCTGTAAGTGCAATGAATATTCTGATCATTGGGCTGGGATCAATTGGTATAAGACATCTCATTAATTTTCATGCATTAAATCCAGGGGCAAACTTTTTTGCTTTAAGGCAAACCGCATCCCAGCAGATTAAGTCACATCCTGGATTTGAGCAGACTATTCCGGATTATCAAACTATTACTAGCTTGCAAGAGGCTAAGGATCTTAATCCTGCGTTGGTTGTGATTGCGAACCCTTCTACCCTTCATGCTGAAACAGCCGTATTTTTCTATGAGGAAACATCTGCCATTATTTTGTTGGAAAAGCCTTGCGCCTGTAATTTTGATCAACTAGCTCTTTTTGATCAGCTTGAAAATCCCGATCGAATTTTAGTGGTTCAGCAACTTCGATTTAATCCTTTGAGTGCGCTGATTAAAAAAATAATCAGCTCCAATGTAATGGGCTCGCTGTATCGATTTACTATGACTCATTCAGAGCATATTTCTCTCTGGCATCCTTGGGAGGATTATCGGAACAGTTATGCCGTTCAAAAAGCTTTAGGTGGAGGGTCGTTTTTGACTCAAAACCATGGGACTGATCTCATGTTTTATCTGCTAGGTAAGCCCGATGAATATGTCACCATTTTAGGTGACGGCAGTCACCTAAAAATTGATTGTGATGAGATGTTTACTAGCTCCCTAAGGTACGATCAGCCTACTGGATGTACGCTGGGAAGTATTAATGGAGACTATCTTAGGCGCCCTCCTGTCATGGAAGGGGTATTTGAATTTGATAGAGGTCAATTGAGATTAAATTTTCGGACTGCCCAAATTGAAGCAACGGTACAAAAACGGGTAGGACGTAAACACTATATTCGTTCGCTACCATTTGAGCGTAATACCCAGTATCTAGAGATGGCTCGGGCAGTTCTTGCATATTGCCATTCGCGGGATCCTCTGAAGGTTGATCATCGTTTAGTGCCCTTAAAAGAGGCGCGCACCATTCTCAGGCTTGGTTTTTCATCTGTTGCAAAGAATTTTTCTTTTTAAGGGCTATATTTATGCGGGTCGCTGATTACATCATTAAACAACTCCAAAATTTTGGTATTGATACTGTATTTTTAGTGCCAGGAGGTGGGGCAATGTATTTGGATGATGCAGTTGCCTCATCTGGTATGCGTTATACCGCTTGTCTACATGAGCAAGCCACAGGGATTTCTGCTGAGGCATATGGCCGATATCATCCTTGTGGACTCGGGGTTGCTATTGTCACCAGCG
The window above is part of the beta proteobacterium CB genome. Proteins encoded here:
- a CDS encoding Short-chain dehydrogenase/reductase SDR, whose product is MNSYDVILTGSSGCIGSELLALLREAGLTVKPVDLSLGDDLGDEKYVDELFKNNRACSLVNLFALNEHISKGARQAKTIWDFSLGDIDDYLHTNITTLFSVCRTFAKYNEAGSIVNFSSIYGVVTPKPDLYDGHLKHIGYPVSKSAVINLTEYLAICLAPKMRVNTVVPGGVLSEQSPEFIERYSKRCPMGRMALPEDLAGIVKLLVSNESSYITGATFNVDGGWVL
- a CDS encoding Oxidoreductase domain protein is translated as MNILIIGLGSIGIRHLINFHALNPGANFFALRQTASQQIKSHPGFEQTIPDYQTITSLQEAKDLNPALVVIANPSTLHAETAVFFYEETSAIILLEKPCACNFDQLALFDQLENPDRILVVQQLRFNPLSALIKKIISSNVMGSLYRFTMTHSEHISLWHPWEDYRNSYAVQKALGGGSFLTQNHGTDLMFYLLGKPDEYVTILGDGSHLKIDCDEMFTSSLRYDQPTGCTLGSINGDYLRRPPVMEGVFEFDRGQLRLNFRTAQIEATVQKRVGRKHYIRSLPFERNTQYLEMARAVLAYCHSRDPLKVDHRLVPLKEARTILRLGFSSVAKNFSF